From the genome of Deinococcus apachensis DSM 19763, one region includes:
- a CDS encoding YdeI/OmpD-associated family protein — translation MTLPPDAFEPESRTDWRAWLEIHHDTEKGVWLVLRKKSADPVNLSGDEAVEEALCFGWIDSKPRKLDEARSMLYIAPRKPGSGWSAVNKARIERMQEAGLMTPAGQAKIDAAIRDGSWGLLDGVDALEVPPDLEAALTAESGAKAQWDAFPRSAKRGILEWIAQAKTAATREKRVRETATLAARGERANQWRRGTR, via the coding sequence ATGACCCTGCCCCCGGACGCCTTCGAGCCGGAGTCTCGCACCGACTGGCGGGCCTGGCTGGAGATCCATCACGACACCGAGAAAGGTGTCTGGCTCGTCCTCCGCAAGAAGTCGGCGGATCCGGTGAACCTCAGCGGGGACGAGGCGGTGGAAGAAGCTCTATGCTTCGGCTGGATCGATTCCAAGCCGCGCAAACTCGACGAGGCGCGCTCCATGCTGTACATCGCCCCACGCAAACCCGGCAGCGGGTGGAGCGCGGTCAACAAGGCCAGGATCGAGCGGATGCAGGAGGCGGGCCTCATGACTCCAGCCGGGCAGGCGAAGATCGACGCGGCGATTCGGGACGGCTCGTGGGGCCTTCTGGACGGGGTGGATGCGCTGGAAGTGCCGCCCGACCTTGAGGCCGCGTTGACGGCGGAGTCTGGCGCGAAGGCCCAGTGGGACGCCTTTCCCCGCAGCGCCAAACGCGGCATCCTGGAATGGATCGCGCAGGCGAAGACCGCGGCCACCCGGGAAAAACGGGTGCGCGAGACGGCCACCCTGGCCGCGCGCGGGGAAAGGGCGAACCAGTGGCGCCGGGGGACGAGATGA
- the minE gene encoding cell division topological specificity factor MinE: MFSWLNKRRSKETLKDRLELVLAYDRAQIPPGKVDALRNDLLEVVKRYFPAGNSNVEVEQRGDQVVLMASIALQEMGENTGRREP, from the coding sequence ATGTTCTCGTGGCTGAACAAGCGGCGCAGCAAGGAAACGCTCAAGGACCGCCTGGAGCTGGTCCTCGCCTACGACCGCGCGCAGATCCCGCCCGGCAAGGTGGACGCCCTCCGCAACGACCTGCTGGAGGTCGTCAAGCGCTACTTTCCCGCCGGGAACAGCAACGTGGAAGTCGAGCAGCGCGGCGATCAGGTCGTGCTGATGGCGAGCATCGCCCTCCAGGAGATGGGGGAGAACACCGGGCGCCGCGAGCCGTAG
- a CDS encoding cupin domain-containing protein: MTAEEIIRLLGLEPHPEGGHYVQIHSDAREVSGRPVCTSIYFLLRAGEVSHWHRVDATEIWCHHAGAAVQLEIWEEGKPRRLRLGPDLAGGERPQGVVPAGAWQSARSLGEWSLVGCVVAPGFQFSGFELAPPGWTPPV, from the coding sequence ATGACCGCCGAGGAGATCATCCGCCTGCTGGGCCTGGAGCCGCACCCTGAAGGCGGGCACTACGTCCAGATTCACTCCGACGCGCGGGAGGTCAGCGGGCGGCCCGTCTGCACCTCCATCTACTTCCTGCTGCGGGCGGGGGAGGTCTCGCACTGGCACCGGGTGGACGCCACTGAAATCTGGTGCCACCACGCAGGGGCGGCGGTGCAGTTGGAGATCTGGGAGGAGGGGAAGCCCCGCCGTCTGCGCCTGGGGCCGGACCTGGCGGGCGGCGAGCGTCCTCAGGGCGTCGTGCCCGCCGGGGCGTGGCAGAGCGCACGGTCCCTGGGCGAGTGGAGCCTGGTGGGCTGCGTGGTCGCCCCGGGCTTTCAATTCAGCGGGTTCGAACTCGCCCCGCCCGGCTGGACTCCGCCCGTCTGA
- a CDS encoding alginate O-acetyltransferase AlgF — protein sequence MPRQPLAAMLVMATLSTSAAQQEGLYDPAPPSNSAFVRVAGAPTATLGTRSVVADKGAVSTYVVIPQGDVSVKAGAASQKFRVEAGKFYTVVLHGGKLSLLPDAPADNRAKALLVVYNLSNLPSVDLKTADGKTTVIQDVKPGTSGNRAVNGITVDLAAFAGPKSLNVMKAVRLERGKAYAVVVTDTGATLTASTTTR from the coding sequence ATGCCCAGACAGCCTCTTGCGGCCATGCTCGTCATGGCGACGCTTTCCACGTCTGCCGCACAACAGGAAGGGCTGTACGACCCCGCGCCCCCCAGCAACAGTGCCTTCGTGCGTGTCGCGGGCGCTCCGACGGCGACGCTCGGGACCCGCAGCGTGGTGGCGGACAAGGGGGCCGTGAGCACCTACGTGGTGATTCCCCAGGGCGACGTAAGTGTCAAGGCCGGTGCTGCCAGCCAGAAGTTCAGGGTCGAGGCGGGCAAGTTCTACACGGTGGTCCTGCACGGCGGCAAGCTGAGCCTGCTGCCCGACGCCCCCGCCGACAACCGGGCCAAGGCCCTGCTGGTGGTGTACAACCTCAGTAACCTGCCCAGCGTGGACCTGAAAACGGCGGATGGCAAGACGACCGTCATTCAGGACGTGAAGCCGGGCACTAGCGGCAACCGGGCTGTCAACGGCATCACCGTGGACCTGGCGGCCTTTGCCGGGCCGAAGAGCCTGAACGTGATGAAGGCGGTCCGGCTCGAACGTGGCAAGGCCTACGCCGTCGTGGTGACCGATACCGGAGCCACGCTGACTGCGAGTACCACCACCCGCTAG
- the rimO gene encoding 30S ribosomal protein S12 methylthiotransferase RimO — protein MTSVNETPPAVAVPKVGFISLGCPKALVDSERILTQLRAEGYEVAPSYEDAQAVIVNTCGFITPAVEESLSAIGEALDATGKVIVTGCLGERPEKILERHPKVAAITGSEAVDDVMGHVRELLPIETDTFTGLLPVAAPGMRNGSLDDLLAPSVKLTPRHYAYVKIAEGCNHTCAFCIIPKLRGRQVSRDAGSVLYEAYRLIAGGTKEIMIISQDTSAYGVDVRYRESEFQGGQVRAHLTDLAEKLGEMGAWVRMHYVYPYPHVERIVELMAQGKILPYLDVPLQHASPRILKLMRRPGGGKQLDTIRRWREICPELVIRSTFIVGFPGETEEDFQELLTFLEEARLDRVGAFPYSDVEEADAKALPGAVPEEIKQERLARFMEVAQRISTEKLAEKVGCVMDVIIDEFNDDEGDEPGTRLIGRTKGDAPGIDGQVYLYAGELAGQIKVGDVVRARIEDSDEYDLYGEVVARPEWRPNVPQLGHFGRH, from the coding sequence ATGACGAGTGTGAATGAAACGCCGCCCGCCGTGGCGGTTCCCAAAGTCGGCTTTATCAGTCTGGGCTGCCCCAAGGCCCTGGTGGACAGCGAGCGCATCCTGACCCAGCTCCGCGCCGAGGGCTACGAGGTCGCCCCCAGCTACGAGGACGCGCAGGCCGTGATCGTGAACACCTGCGGCTTCATCACGCCCGCGGTGGAGGAGTCCCTGAGCGCCATCGGCGAGGCGCTGGATGCGACCGGCAAAGTCATCGTGACGGGCTGCCTGGGTGAGCGGCCCGAGAAGATTCTGGAGCGGCACCCCAAGGTCGCGGCGATCACCGGCTCGGAGGCGGTGGACGATGTGATGGGGCACGTGCGCGAGCTGCTGCCCATCGAGACGGACACGTTCACGGGCCTTCTTCCGGTTGCTGCCCCGGGGATGCGGAACGGGAGCCTGGACGACCTGCTCGCCCCCTCCGTCAAACTCACGCCCAGGCATTACGCCTACGTGAAGATCGCGGAGGGCTGCAACCACACCTGCGCCTTCTGCATCATCCCCAAGCTGCGTGGGCGGCAGGTCAGCCGGGACGCGGGCTCGGTGCTGTACGAGGCATACCGACTGATTGCGGGCGGCACGAAGGAAATCATGATCATCTCGCAGGACACCTCCGCGTACGGGGTGGACGTGCGCTACCGCGAGAGCGAGTTCCAGGGCGGGCAGGTTCGCGCGCATCTCACTGACCTGGCGGAGAAGTTGGGCGAGATGGGCGCGTGGGTGCGGATGCACTACGTCTACCCGTACCCGCATGTGGAGCGGATCGTGGAGCTGATGGCGCAGGGCAAGATCCTGCCCTACCTCGACGTGCCCCTCCAGCACGCCTCGCCCAGAATCCTGAAGCTGATGCGGCGGCCTGGGGGCGGCAAGCAGCTCGACACCATCCGCCGCTGGCGCGAAATCTGCCCGGAGCTGGTCATCCGCTCGACCTTCATCGTGGGCTTCCCGGGTGAGACGGAGGAGGACTTCCAGGAGCTGCTGACCTTCCTGGAGGAGGCTCGCCTCGACCGTGTGGGTGCCTTCCCCTACTCGGACGTGGAGGAGGCGGACGCGAAGGCGCTGCCCGGCGCCGTGCCCGAGGAGATCAAGCAGGAACGCCTCGCCCGCTTCATGGAGGTCGCCCAGCGAATCAGCACCGAGAAACTCGCCGAGAAGGTAGGCTGCGTGATGGACGTGATCATCGACGAGTTCAACGACGACGAGGGGGATGAGCCGGGCACCCGCCTGATCGGCCGCACCAAGGGCGACGCGCCGGGCATCGACGGGCAGGTGTACCTGTACGCGGGCGAGTTAGCGGGTCAGATCAAGGTTGGCGACGTCGTGCGGGCCCGCATCGAGGACAGTGACGAGTACGACCTCTACGGGGAGGTCGTGGCGCGGCCCGAATGGCGGCCGAATGTGCCGCAGCTCGGGCATTTCGGGCGCCACTGA
- the minD gene encoding septum site-determining protein MinD translates to MNAKVIVVTSGKGGVGKTTTTANIGAALAKLGEKVVVIDVDVGLRNLDVVMGLESRVVFDLVDVLEGKCRLSQAVIRDKRVETLYLLPASQTRDKEALDPEVFKDVVRQLLEEEGFDRVLIDSPAGIESGFKTAAAPAQGALVVVNPEVSSVRDADRIIGLLEAQQVREIRLVINRLRPKMVASGNMLSEGDILEILGVKPIGIIPEDDGILVSTNVGEPAVLGKTRAGQAFMDTARRLKGEDVPYPNLEENRGFLAALRRLFGGA, encoded by the coding sequence ATGAATGCCAAGGTCATTGTCGTCACATCGGGCAAGGGGGGCGTGGGCAAGACCACGACCACCGCGAATATCGGCGCCGCGCTCGCCAAGCTGGGCGAGAAGGTCGTCGTCATCGACGTGGACGTGGGCCTGCGGAACCTCGACGTGGTGATGGGCCTCGAATCTCGGGTGGTCTTCGACCTCGTGGACGTGCTGGAGGGCAAGTGCCGCCTCTCCCAGGCCGTAATCCGCGACAAGCGCGTCGAGACCCTGTACCTGCTCCCCGCCTCGCAGACCCGCGACAAGGAGGCCCTCGACCCCGAGGTCTTCAAGGACGTGGTGCGCCAACTGCTGGAGGAGGAAGGTTTTGACCGCGTGCTGATCGACTCGCCCGCCGGGATCGAGTCGGGCTTCAAGACGGCGGCGGCCCCGGCCCAGGGCGCCCTCGTCGTGGTGAACCCGGAAGTCTCCAGCGTGCGCGACGCCGACCGCATCATCGGGCTGCTCGAAGCCCAGCAGGTGCGCGAGATTCGCCTCGTCATCAACCGGCTGCGGCCCAAGATGGTCGCCAGCGGCAACATGCTTTCGGAGGGGGACATCCTCGAAATCCTGGGCGTCAAGCCCATCGGGATCATCCCCGAGGACGACGGTATCCTGGTGAGCACGAACGTCGGCGAGCCCGCCGTGCTGGGTAAGACGAGGGCGGGACAGGCTTTTATGGACACCGCCCGCCGTCTGAAGGGCGAGGACGTGCCGTATCCCAACCTGGAGGAGAACCGCGGCTTCCTCGCGGCGCTGCGGCGCCTGTTCGGGGGGGCCTGA
- a CDS encoding DUF429 domain-containing protein, giving the protein MHFIGIDLAWSVRNPTGGAVIEGDVKGGRLLDTALLSDDASVLTYVEKHAGDGPAIVAIDAPLTVPNLSGRRPAEAEVGAVFGRFQAAAHPTNRTRLADAAGVVRGEALTQALEARGFIHDPRIPAGDPVRRVIEVYPHPAMVALFGLTRTLKYKNKGQDREVLLEAWAALHRHLAALGEADPFLTGLDAHLVVDPSALRGRALKDHEDRTDAIICAYIALYAHRWGLERTEVLGTLDGGYIFTPTLPERWDIARLQEVFP; this is encoded by the coding sequence ATGCACTTCATCGGCATCGACCTCGCCTGGTCCGTCCGCAACCCCACGGGTGGCGCGGTCATCGAGGGGGACGTGAAGGGTGGGCGGCTCCTGGATACGGCCCTCCTGTCAGACGACGCGAGCGTGCTCACCTACGTGGAGAAGCACGCTGGGGACGGTCCCGCCATCGTCGCCATCGACGCGCCGCTGACCGTGCCCAACCTGTCCGGGCGCCGTCCCGCCGAGGCGGAGGTCGGGGCGGTGTTCGGGCGCTTCCAGGCGGCGGCCCACCCCACGAACCGGACCCGGCTGGCGGACGCTGCGGGTGTCGTTCGCGGGGAGGCGCTGACCCAGGCACTCGAAGCCCGAGGATTTATCCATGATCCGCGCATTCCCGCCGGGGATCCCGTCCGCCGCGTGATCGAGGTCTATCCGCACCCGGCGATGGTCGCCCTGTTCGGCCTGACCCGCACCCTGAAATACAAGAACAAGGGGCAGGACCGCGAGGTGCTGTTGGAGGCGTGGGCGGCGCTACACCGTCACCTCGCCGCGTTGGGAGAGGCCGACCCCTTTCTGACCGGACTCGACGCCCACCTCGTTGTGGACCCCTCCGCCCTGCGGGGCCGCGCGCTCAAGGATCACGAGGACCGCACCGACGCCATCATCTGCGCCTATATCGCCCTCTACGCGCACCGCTGGGGGCTGGAGAGAACCGAGGTGCTGGGCACCCTGGACGGCGGGTACATCTTCACTCCGACCTTGCCCGAACGCTGGGACATCGCGCGGCTTCAGGAGGTGTTCCCATGA
- a CDS encoding helix-turn-helix transcriptional regulator, with the protein MGRTRENRLDALLHLLLSELGEGRCGAEAAVAVHLSRSHAARAFRHRFGESPAAFRRRLTLERAAWTLRRTDESVTAVALEAGFDSLEAFTRAFRRAYGVSPSLYRRLDLRTHHLPAPGGIHFQPLGVALHTEAHMDILDHLLAFDEAFTRQAIAAARTLPPAALDQPLGEVQPLGFESPDRTLRDLLDKLVFNKEVWVAAVRGRATPERDRTLQGLQARLEQAFPAFRAIAREVQAENKWRQTFVDALCEPAEVFPYGGVLAHVLTVDAHRRHILSGWLWRLGVRLDPDPMLFGGLIPEPPRPPLPAEEVRP; encoded by the coding sequence ATGGGACGGACGCGCGAGAACCGGCTGGACGCCCTGCTGCACCTCCTTCTCTCGGAGCTAGGCGAGGGGCGCTGCGGCGCGGAGGCGGCGGTGGCGGTCCACCTCAGCCGTTCCCATGCGGCGCGGGCTTTCCGGCACCGCTTCGGGGAGAGCCCGGCCGCGTTCCGGCGCCGCCTGACGCTGGAGCGGGCGGCCTGGACCCTGCGGCGGACGGACGAGTCGGTGACGGCGGTGGCACTGGAGGCGGGCTTCGACAGCCTGGAGGCCTTTACCCGGGCCTTTCGCAGGGCCTACGGGGTCAGCCCCAGCCTGTACCGCCGCTTGGACCTACGGACCCACCACCTGCCCGCGCCGGGCGGCATTCACTTCCAGCCCCTCGGGGTCGCCCTGCACACGGAGGCTCACATGGACATCCTCGACCACCTGCTCGCTTTCGATGAAGCCTTTACCCGCCAGGCCATCGCCGCCGCCCGTACCCTTCCACCCGCCGCGCTCGATCAGCCGCTGGGCGAGGTGCAGCCGCTGGGATTCGAGAGCCCCGACCGTACCCTGCGTGACCTGCTCGACAAGCTGGTGTTCAACAAGGAGGTCTGGGTGGCCGCCGTGCGGGGCAGGGCGACGCCGGAGCGCGACCGGACACTGCAGGGGCTGCAAGCCCGTCTGGAGCAGGCCTTCCCCGCCTTCCGCGCCATCGCCCGCGAGGTGCAGGCCGAGAACAAGTGGCGGCAGACCTTCGTGGACGCCCTGTGCGAGCCCGCCGAGGTCTTTCCCTACGGCGGCGTGCTCGCCCACGTCCTGACGGTGGATGCTCACCGCCGACACATCCTGAGCGGGTGGTTGTGGAGGTTGGGCGTGCGGCTGGACCCCGATCCCATGCTGTTCGGTGGGCTCATCCCCGAGCCGCCCCGGCCACCCCTGCCCGCCGAGGAGGTGCGGCCTTGA
- a CDS encoding aldo/keto reductase family protein: MEYRNLGRSGLKVSEVSLGGWVTFGHNVNDQQMVRDIVMKAYEEGVNFFDQADVYARGKSEEMMGQVLRELPRHTLVISSKVYWPMSDDVNDRGLSRKHVLESIDGSLKRLGTDYLDIYFAHRYDENVPMDEIVMAFDQVIRDGKAMYWGTSMWPAARIAEAVEFAKAHGLHAPVTEQPEYSMLRRERVEGEILPYTEKAGVGLVVWSPLAMGLLTGKYDEGRPEGARLTENENWGNNFLTEENIQKVRDLKSIADELGITRAQLALAWILRQKGVSSVITGATRVGQIEDTVKAAGVRLDEDVQRRIEEILTR, translated from the coding sequence ATGGAATACCGCAACCTCGGCAGAAGTGGCCTCAAGGTCTCCGAAGTGTCTCTGGGCGGCTGGGTGACCTTCGGGCACAACGTCAACGACCAGCAGATGGTGCGGGACATCGTGATGAAGGCCTACGAGGAAGGCGTGAACTTCTTCGACCAGGCCGACGTGTACGCCCGCGGCAAGTCCGAGGAGATGATGGGCCAGGTGCTGCGCGAGCTGCCGCGCCACACGCTGGTGATCTCCTCCAAGGTCTACTGGCCCATGAGTGACGACGTGAACGACCGCGGGCTCTCACGCAAGCACGTGCTGGAGAGCATCGACGGGAGCCTGAAGCGGCTGGGCACCGACTACCTCGACATCTACTTTGCCCACCGCTACGACGAGAACGTTCCCATGGACGAGATCGTGATGGCCTTCGATCAGGTCATCCGCGACGGCAAGGCCATGTACTGGGGCACAAGCATGTGGCCCGCCGCGCGCATCGCCGAGGCGGTCGAATTCGCCAAGGCCCACGGCCTGCACGCCCCCGTCACCGAGCAGCCCGAATACTCCATGCTGCGCCGCGAGCGGGTGGAGGGCGAAATTCTGCCCTACACCGAGAAGGCGGGCGTGGGCCTGGTCGTCTGGAGCCCGCTGGCGATGGGCCTCCTGACCGGCAAGTACGACGAGGGCCGCCCGGAGGGGGCACGCCTCACCGAGAACGAGAACTGGGGCAACAACTTCCTGACCGAGGAAAATATTCAGAAGGTCCGTGACCTGAAGTCCATCGCCGACGAACTCGGCATCACCCGCGCGCAGCTCGCCCTGGCCTGGATTCTGCGCCAGAAGGGCGTCAGCTCCGTGATCACCGGGGCGACGAGGGTGGGCCAAATCGAGGACACCGTGAAGGCGGCGGGCGTCCGGCTGGACGAGGATGTGCAGCGCCGCATCGAGGAGATCCTGACGCGCTGA
- a CDS encoding GGDEF domain-containing protein, which yields MNAVRRSEPVSPPSDAPSHLVGALVAARTETARAYLALARHYRDHSLAVAFPLALEALEAALSAEAPDMTVEVLAGLSFIEVAQGRQEQAFEHLALALDLAHEHGLRHLESQVRNSRAFARLTAGDAVGARRDLLDARALALAAGGRLDVAHTYVNLAYLENVTGQYEEALHQLNLLEEQLPSLPPEEQPSMRLYLLENRAHIYLNLARQARERGRPEAEAEACARVHAAITAIREELRDHPAGLIALLTETHAARLALLEGNPDRAQRHAEAALEHHARLGQQAYLDAHLAMAEVSVARGEPGRAHEHYRAALDSALDQSRHRETQEVLQAIARLHEGQGNLPAALGTYRDALDRAQQALARLAHIEQRHEDLIRELRQARAEATGWQDSVRRAEAQARQDPLTGLLNRRGLQDGLAGLEDTPGPLLLALFDIDDFKSVNDHHSHLTGDAALQAVGARLRALSPPGALLARYGGEEFVLALPVDDPAEAPVLVEALRRGIEAHDWSGLLPGMALTVSAGYILTEGRDEEALRAAFEQADDHLYRAKRAGRNRIYPPVSAAG from the coding sequence ATGAACGCTGTCCGCCGCTCGGAGCCGGTGTCCCCACCGTCCGACGCTCCTTCACACCTCGTGGGCGCGCTCGTCGCCGCGCGCACCGAGACGGCGCGGGCGTACCTCGCCCTGGCGCGGCACTACCGCGACCACTCGCTGGCGGTCGCCTTTCCGCTGGCCCTGGAGGCGCTGGAGGCCGCGCTGAGCGCCGAGGCCCCCGACATGACGGTGGAGGTGCTCGCCGGGCTGTCCTTTATCGAGGTCGCGCAGGGGCGGCAGGAGCAGGCCTTCGAACACCTCGCGCTCGCGCTGGACCTGGCGCACGAGCACGGCCTGCGCCACCTGGAGTCGCAGGTCCGCAACAGCCGCGCCTTCGCCCGCCTGACCGCCGGGGACGCGGTGGGCGCGCGGCGCGACCTGCTGGACGCCCGGGCCCTGGCGCTGGCGGCGGGCGGCCGGCTGGACGTGGCGCACACCTACGTGAACCTCGCGTACCTGGAGAATGTGACCGGGCAGTACGAGGAGGCCCTGCACCAGCTCAACCTGCTGGAAGAGCAGCTTCCTAGCCTGCCTCCCGAGGAGCAGCCCTCCATGCGGCTCTACCTGCTGGAAAACCGCGCGCACATCTACCTGAACCTCGCCCGCCAGGCGCGCGAGCGGGGCCGCCCCGAGGCCGAGGCCGAGGCCTGCGCCCGCGTCCACGCCGCCATCACGGCCATCCGCGAGGAGCTGCGGGACCACCCCGCCGGGCTGATCGCCCTGCTCACCGAGACGCACGCCGCGCGGCTGGCCCTGCTGGAGGGGAACCCCGACCGGGCGCAGCGGCACGCGGAGGCCGCGCTGGAGCACCACGCCCGGCTGGGCCAGCAGGCGTACCTGGACGCCCACCTGGCGATGGCCGAGGTCAGCGTGGCGCGCGGCGAGCCGGGCCGGGCCCACGAGCACTACCGGGCCGCCCTGGACTCGGCCCTAGACCAGAGCCGCCACCGCGAGACGCAGGAGGTCCTCCAGGCCATTGCCCGGCTGCACGAGGGGCAGGGGAATCTCCCGGCGGCGCTGGGCACCTACCGCGACGCGCTGGACCGCGCCCAGCAGGCCCTGGCGCGGCTGGCCCACATCGAGCAGCGCCACGAGGACCTGATCCGCGAGCTGCGCCAGGCCCGCGCCGAGGCGACCGGCTGGCAGGACAGCGTCCGCCGTGCCGAGGCGCAGGCCCGCCAGGACCCGCTGACCGGCCTGCTCAACCGCCGCGGCCTGCAAGACGGCCTCGCGGGGCTGGAGGACACCCCGGGGCCACTGCTGCTGGCGCTCTTCGACATCGACGACTTCAAGAGCGTGAACGACCACCACTCACACCTGACCGGGGACGCGGCGTTGCAGGCGGTGGGGGCGCGGCTGAGGGCCCTGAGCCCGCCGGGTGCCCTGCTTGCCCGCTACGGCGGGGAGGAATTCGTGCTCGCCCTGCCCGTGGACGACCCGGCGGAGGCCCCCGTCCTTGTGGAAGCGCTTCGCCGGGGCATCGAGGCCCACGACTGGTCGGGCCTGCTGCCCGGCATGGCGCTGACCGTCAGCGCGGGGTACATCCTGACGGAGGGCCGCGACGAGGAGGCCCTGCGCGCCGCCTTCGAGCAGGCGGACGACCACCTCTACCGGGCCAAGCGGGCCGGGCGCAACCGGATTTACCCCCCAGTCTCAGCGGCGGGTTAA